The genomic interval ggcaggaagataaaaaaaataaataaataatgctaTGGCATCTGTACGCTGTTCTTTCAAGGCTAAAACTGCTTTGTTTCTACACCATTTCTCTTTCTGCACTTCTTTATTTCCTAGTTTGTTCATGCGCATTATTCCATGCAcgagttactactactactactactactactactactactactattaccaccactactactacaatatctCCATCATAATCCCCTCTTaatcttatcacacacacacacacacacacaccaacaccaaccaAGGAgacccgggttcgaatcccgggcgcggcgagcctcttaatgtgtagtccctgttcacctagcaacaagtaggtacgggatgtaacccgaggggttgtgacctcgctgtcccggtgtgtggtgtgtcagtggtctcagtcctacccaaagatcagtcactatgagctctgagctctttccgtaggagAACGGCTAGCTGGGTGACCAGTAGACGGCCGTatgtgaatcacacacacacgtcttgcaGGCCTTTTATTACGGGTCGCTTAACTATCAGTAATATCATGCCAGTTTTAATTATCTGTATGTTTAATTTCCATCAGTCCTGCTTcatcttttgagagagagagagagagagaatagcaccCACGTTCATAAATAGCGTATCTAACAAGCATTTATGAGCTTTCACTTCAAAGAATAAGCCCCATCACTGATCTTGTGAAGTGGTTCACCTTGTGAACCACTGAATGAAACACTGCAGCCGTGTCCTCGTAGGTTCCTTGTGCACGTGATGAACTTGTCAGGTGTACGGGTTAGACAAGTGCTTCAGAATCTTGCGAATCCCTGAATGAAACACTGTTGCCGCGTCCTGATAGACTGCTTGTGCGTTTAACGAGCGTGTCAGTTGCATGGCTTATAGAGCGCTCCTTAGGATGACGTGAAAAAGTTATCGGACccgaaaaagaatatatatatatatatatatatatatatatatatatatatatatatatatatatatatatatatatatatatatatatatatatatatatatgattcttTTAAAAAAGTTCATAATGAAATTCCCCGAGGAACAAGTACCTGTCCTAACACTCGTGCCAAGTGGCAGCATCCAGCTCCCTGTTGAAACTATATCCTTCATTCAATCGGTTTTCCATTTCACTGTTATAATAATTGGAAATATTATGCATGTGTTgtgccttcctccttcatagTTAATGAAAATGATGGTATGTTGTAATACAAGAAACAATATCTATAGAACGATGCTTACACTTGCAGAGAGAAGTTataaagtgtcttttcagtgagcGAAGGGAAAGGggtaggagaaaaagaagaggaggaggtcaagtgGAATGCCCGACCCGAGAGGTGTCGTCCGGTTGGCCAGCAGCCCTCGTTTAGCGCCTCGCGCCTCACATCACAACTACCCACAATAACCCAACAGTAGTTCACTTCCCAAACAACACCACCGTGATTTCATTCCAATTACCACTCGTAGTCGTGCAACCATGCTGAAGGACGCCGACTGCAGACTGGCCGGACAGGCCTCTCCATCAGATTCCTTTTAATTGCTGTCATTAGACACATCGCTGGTCTTATCAGTATCTTCGCCCTCATCTTCATCAATGCTGCTATCAAATAAGTGACGAATATCCAACACATGCCCTGGAACACCATCAACATTTGTTGACGTTATACCCGTCACTCTTCTAGGGGTCCATCTACGTGCAACCAGAATCCAAAGAAAGATATATATCTTTCTCTGGATAAACTCTGTGTGATGGACTGGTAGTGACTGGTGGGTGtaggacgatttggccacggatgATTTGCCCAcggacaatttggccacgggatgtcaccgtaggacgttttggccacgggaACTTCCCAAGGTGGACGTTTTGgccatgaaacatatttactgtaatatatattatattttgtattatttacatattttcacaattattattaatattcgtatttattacctaacctaacctaacctaacctaacctaacctaacagattagagaacttttttggataataaaacagactaaagattttttcctttacttaataaGCAAGCTACTAAGTGCAATAGATTCCTAGTATTTTCTCCCGTGGCCAAAATGTCCTACCCaccgtggccaaaacgtcctagggtgacatcccgtggccaaatcgtccgtggccaaatcgtccgtggccaaattgtccgGATTCCGTGACGGGTACcctcacagttttttttttttttttctctctctctctctgtcactttaGCGTGGGTATTATTAGGCTTGTTTAGCCCTTCTTATAGGTCTGGTCAAAGACTATATAAGGTTTGGCTAGCTGGGTCGGCGCATGTACATAAACCAAAGAGGTTTATGCCTCCATAGCATAAACTTATGTTGCATCTGATTCCAGTTAAATACATATTAACGTTTATAAAATTTTGCCCCATATATTACTGTCAGGATCTAAAACATGAATACTCCTGATAATTTTTAATCAGCCTGTCTACTGATTTATGACATTTATGGATTGGGTTGCTTTAAAATTACGTCAATCTGTTTAATGTATAGCTAAAAACTATAACAAAAATGTCAGTTAAGAGAGCTATAAAAATATCTATTCAAATGTTTATtgtgttaatatatttttttctttgacccAGCAGTAATTTTGTAGCTTACTTTTTAAAATGCCTCACCAAAATAACTACACATATTGACTATAAATCACCTGAAATATCCTTTTTTTACACCCTACCAGTTattgtattccttccttccaaaaatacagcaaaaacacacaatgaagaagacaaaaatagtgaaatacaCAGCAGAAGCACCGAAACAAGTCTAATCAAACTCCACCCACGCTTTACCCATGCATTTCCTGGGAGACATATTGATGTATCCTGGCAATATGTGACTTGGTTAATCTTTTCAGAGGCATAACACGAGTATATGACGTATAAAATAGAAGCAAAGGTGGGCCGAGATGGAGGACCTGCCGGCGTGACCCTCGGGTGACTTGCACGaggacacaagaagaagaagcaaatatCATGACGCCCcgcaggaagaacaagaatacaTCCAGTAAGTACACCTTTTATCCCACCCATTTGTATCTGGCGACGTCAATGACACAACCGGGCGTTGGTGAGTGTGGGTACAAGTGATTTAGGTAATTGAGGGGAAGGTCTATGGGTCATAATCATCTGTACAGTCCAGGTGGGCATGAGAGCGGCGGCTGTTTGTGATTATTCTCTTAGTTTGGATCTAGTACTGCATTAGTGAGCATTCCAGTAGGTGGGTGTTAGTTGCAGAgtaactagtttttttttttttttcctagtactCCTAGATGGGATATGTGAATAGTTGGCAGTACTTAGGTCTGTTTTTGGACCGGCCTCGCTCAGCTCACGTTTTATCAACATTTCTGTTAGCCGCATCCCGCTCATCTCACGCCTGAATGATTTCTATTCCAGATATATCTCAGCGTGCTTTTAATTTATATGATAATAACACAGGATTTTCGGATATTTTTAgataagttttatttatttagttattattattttttccatgaagggtagAAGGATCTTCCTTTTACAGCTTTCCAAACTAGCACACAAGTTCTCCAAACTGGCATGTGTTGTCATCAAAATTGCCTCATGATAATATCATAATGGCCCCACAAGTCTCTTATTGATAAacagtgaagtttttttttttttttttccatatttcatttagTGTCTCCCataaccctcccttcctccatatcTGTTTTGTTATTCGTCTTCCAGCTGATGGGGAAGACAGTGCAAATCTCAccaagaaaagagggagaaataaggACAACTCCAGCCCACCTGCTGCATCCCCACCAACTGTTCGTCGCTCCCAGAGGAGGACCTTGGCACAGGCCAGCCCATCTCAGGATGAATGTGAAGCAACTCCTAAAAAGTCTCGTCAGGCAGGTCCCAGTCCAGAAACTCCTTCCAGAGTCAGTCCtcgagggaagaaggaaaacagctctcccattccttccagAACATCCCCCAGGGGTGACCGGAGAAGTCTCAGGGGCAGCAGCACTGACTCTGGTGCTAGCAATGTGAGCAATGCTGCCATCAACTGTGCTTCAGCAGACCGTGGTGCCTCTTCACCAGCCCGCAGGCGAACTCGTAGAGAAAGCAACAGTTCATCTATTAGTGCAACTTCAGACACCTCATCAATCACACCCACAACTCCTCGAAGGGGCCGGGGAAGTAAAAGGAAGGTGTCAGATAAGTCAGATAAAGGGGAGGTGGAGTCTTCCAAGGAGGCCAATGGACCATCCCCTCAGTACTCCCCCAAcaccaagaggaggagagggagatcccAGGCTGAAATTTCACCATTAACCACCAATGGCAAAAGTGAAGAACATGTGAGACCAAAAAGAAGGATATGCAAGACATTCTCACCACAAAAAGTTCTGGATGAAGGTGTGGATGAAACAATAAAATGTCTGgcaggtagggaggaggaggatgtcaagAACAGTGTAGACAGTGCAAAGAAGTTGGAAAATTTCAAGATTGAGAATGGAAATGATGCCAGCGCAGAAACAGATGATGGTGCACATGTATTGACGTCAGCTAGTGCTACCTGTGATGGAGAAGACCTGAGTGCAGAGGTGAACTCCAAAGACCGTAACAAATTGCTGGAGAGGGAGACTTGTAAAGATAGCAAGGATACACTTGATGTAACCAGCCAAGGTGAGAGTCAGAACTTACCATCCTGTGATACTGATCCAAGGACAGGCAGTTCAAGCCCACTACTGGAGAAGCATCGTTCGCCTGCACACACTTGCAAAACTATCATTAGTTCTAGTCATGTTAACAGTGCAAAGAGAACACGTAGTATTAGTGATTCATCAAACCACGAGATTGCAGAGCAGACACTCActtccaaaaaaacaaaactgtgTGCAAGTGTACCTGATGATAGCAGTGATAGAGTGAAGTGTGAAAATGGCAGTGTGaagttggaggaaaaaaaacaagaggcagaagaaaaatggaagagctCAGATCCCTTGCCTGTTACTGACATGGAAGCTGAAGTGAGCATTGATCATGTGGATAGTGTGGCCAAGGGACATCTGGAAATCTATAGTCTGACAGATGAACAAATTCTGGAAATCTTTTCATCACTTACAACCAAGGGATCAAGTAAGGCTCAGGTGTTGTTgatttcattcccttctttacaCTAGGTAAatgttcctttttatttcctcctgctTTATTCACTTATACTCACCAGTGATTTCTTGTCATTACTGTATTTCACTGGGAAATCGTCAAAGAGCACCAGTATACTTAATTAACCTTCCAGTTATACTTTTGTCAGTGAATTTCATCAAACTGTGTCTTAACATGCTTGTCAGGTCAGTATTCACAATTATTCAGTTGTACTAACTTAAAAGATACTTGCAATTCCATTTTACAGGATGAAATATAAATTTGCCTGAATATAAATAATGCCTGTAAGTTTGATAAGAACTTGAATTTAATTGTAGGTATGTACTCATctggagaaaaatgtaaatttgaGTGTGTATGTACAGTCCCTGAAAGTagaaagtacagtaaaatccctcatccggcatcaatgggaccgccaacatgccggatacttgaatagaagtgaaattatgtccacactcaccaccctacactcacgcatcttaccataacaaagatcagctgatctgatcagctgcttaagtgtaagcacaacacgcttcctcttttctacaactttaggcatgatgaaggcatcaggtgataaacagtgcacacgcgggactgagtcactgagtaaacacagtgcagtgggccacgggtggcgcaaagcagtgcgctctggtggagaggggacaaagtatgcctcgcgcaggaattttaatcgattttatgagtacacattgatttttaattgattttaaggctcagggaaaaatgtgccggatacttgaagctgccggatacttgaatgccggatgagagggattttactgtaccatATTTAGAATACTACATTAGCAATTGTCTAATATTGAATAATCTCTCCATAACTGATGTGGCTGCTGTTATTACAGAATTGTCAGAGAGCACAATGATTGAAGAGCTGGTGGAGAAACTTTTAAATAGGTCAACTTCAGTTCGAAGTATGAATGCCCCTCGCTTCAACAAGTTCCTAAGACAGTTGCTGAACCGTTACTGCTGCCTTGATACCTCTAAGGAAAGCAAACACAGTCTGTGTGAGGTATGAAATTGCTTCTACAGTAATTGATAAGGCATATAATGTTTTTATCAGGGATGGAGTGTGTACAGGGACTCCACATACACAGAAACTTATACAGTAACCCTACAGTTTGGTATCATCAAGATTCATCAGACTTGGTGAAATTGATATTAAAGAGTATATTTAGTTGAAAATCTAACCTTATTAGTTGGATATTGGATGCTTTGTTTTACTTTGAGACTGTCTTACTTTTGACAGGGGGAAGGACGATGATTATGAATTTAATCATAGCACCTTTTATCACTGCTCAAATATCTCTAACAGCATTTATCATTTTATACTTGGATAGAAAGTAGAGTCCTCTTTGATCACACGactcaaaataagaaaaaaataatggagctCGTCTTTCCTTTATAGCATAATTTTCCATTATCTTTGAACAGGTCAC from Scylla paramamosain isolate STU-SP2022 chromosome 6, ASM3559412v1, whole genome shotgun sequence carries:
- the LOC135101368 gene encoding uncharacterized protein LOC135101368, producing the protein MTPRRKNKNTSTDGEDSANLTKKRGRNKDNSSPPAASPPTVRRSQRRTLAQASPSQDECEATPKKSRQAGPSPETPSRVSPRGKKENSSPIPSRTSPRGDRRSLRGSSTDSGASNVSNAAINCASADRGASSPARRRTRRESNSSSISATSDTSSITPTTPRRGRGSKRKVSDKSDKGEVESSKEANGPSPQYSPNTKRRRGRSQAEISPLTTNGKSEEHVRPKRRICKTFSPQKVLDEGVDETIKCLAGREEEDVKNSVDSAKKLENFKIENGNDASAETDDGAHVLTSASATCDGEDLSAEVNSKDRNKLLERETCKDSKDTLDVTSQGESQNLPSCDTDPRTGSSSPLLEKHRSPAHTCKTIISSSHVNSAKRTRSISDSSNHEIAEQTLTSKKTKLCASVPDDSSDRVKCENGSVKLEEKKQEAEEKWKSSDPLPVTDMEAEVSIDHVDSVAKGHLEIYSLTDEQILEIFSSLTTKGSKLSESTMIEELVEKLLNRSTSVRSMNAPRFNKFLRQLLNRYCCLDTSKESKHSLCEKAVQWARDRKSVNLRHELELTLMSLYYNTCHYKKAEGIADALYNETKKLQDKEKTVKACLCLSQVYHAMGNISKARANITTAKTEALKIYTPPDMQGELDLQSGIMQVAEGKDMETAFSYFKEAATGFVSHKQRARALKYMLLSKIMMNRSEEGEKAVRSQSHIQDIDEGVEAMLAIAGAAHRSSLMEFRKLREVHKEHLAGDLVVAGILDDLYTTMMEKNLLNIVLPYECIQIGYVAEKIGLPREEVERRVSQMILDKRINAQLDHRDDCLYVYASVDSDVVYQTGLKTLTQLDKTISHLNRKVKKLL